From a single Nostoc sp. MS1 genomic region:
- a CDS encoding DGQHR domain-containing protein, whose product MSDITSDLTADLAKEYLERENKEKQVLALLLDNFLQKKDQILVQKTEMGGIEAYVGSVTLEWFAGRVHFASGLPLLQKKYNPDTDNIEIDADSIDEIQQRPLDWSRQAPLVQYLAARKNHKFPPVLVVINQPWVDNIKAAEWDTQGRAKTSTTDFTPLDKDGKVGLLNVSEENVTIYALDGQHRLMGVQGLIELIKTGKLQRYRKDKTADDSFITVSDLLEQYQVDPAYLQSLPKEKIGIEFICAVNAGETRTEARRRVRSVFVHVNLMAAPLTKGQLAQLNEDDGFAIVARKVAVSHPLLEQKPNRNPRVNWNSATVATNSTVLTTLQALQDMSERYLGYKFPHWKPFEKGLIPMRPENEEIEQGIAEFTKLFDNLANLPSYKILEHEDTPVLRRFSFEKGSGEANILFRPVAQVALAQALGFLVFKKGVSLASIFKKLKKFDQQGGFTGMEYPQSLWYGVLYDPNKKRVQVSGKELAAKLLIYILGGIEDSMERAELRKAVANARTVENKTIGFDGEFVELKEVGLPPVL is encoded by the coding sequence ATGAGTGATATTACATCTGACCTAACTGCTGACTTAGCTAAAGAGTATCTAGAAAGAGAAAATAAGGAAAAACAAGTACTAGCTTTACTTTTAGATAATTTTTTACAAAAAAAAGACCAAATTCTCGTCCAAAAAACGGAAATGGGGGGTATTGAGGCTTATGTAGGGTCTGTAACTCTAGAATGGTTTGCGGGTAGGGTTCACTTCGCCTCTGGTTTACCTCTGCTACAAAAAAAGTACAACCCAGATACAGATAATATCGAAATTGACGCAGACAGTATTGACGAAATTCAACAACGTCCTTTGGACTGGTCACGGCAAGCACCGTTAGTTCAGTATTTAGCAGCCAGAAAAAATCATAAATTTCCCCCAGTCTTAGTAGTAATAAATCAGCCTTGGGTGGATAACATCAAAGCTGCTGAATGGGACACACAAGGACGCGCTAAAACTTCTACAACTGATTTTACTCCCTTGGATAAAGATGGGAAGGTAGGCTTGCTTAATGTTTCTGAGGAGAATGTGACCATTTATGCACTTGATGGTCAACACCGCCTCATGGGAGTTCAAGGTTTAATAGAGTTAATTAAAACTGGTAAACTCCAGCGATATAGAAAGGATAAAACGGCTGATGATAGTTTTATCACAGTTTCAGATTTGCTAGAACAGTATCAGGTAGACCCTGCTTACTTACAAAGCTTACCTAAAGAAAAAATAGGCATTGAATTTATTTGTGCTGTGAATGCTGGGGAAACTCGCACTGAAGCAAGGCGACGGGTACGGTCAGTTTTTGTGCATGTTAATTTAATGGCTGCACCCTTAACTAAAGGTCAGTTAGCACAATTAAATGAAGATGATGGTTTTGCAATTGTGGCGCGAAAAGTTGCAGTGAGTCACCCACTTTTGGAACAAAAACCAAACCGTAACCCCCGCGTTAATTGGAATAGTGCAACAGTAGCCACAAATTCTACAGTTTTGACAACTTTGCAAGCGTTGCAAGATATGTCAGAAAGATACTTAGGTTATAAGTTTCCTCATTGGAAACCTTTTGAGAAAGGCTTAATTCCCATGCGTCCAGAAAATGAGGAAATTGAACAGGGAATTGCTGAGTTCACCAAACTTTTTGATAATTTGGCAAACTTACCTAGTTATAAGATTTTGGAACATGAAGATACGCCAGTTTTGAGAAGATTTAGTTTTGAAAAGGGTAGCGGTGAAGCAAATATACTTTTCCGTCCTGTAGCGCAGGTTGCTTTGGCACAAGCTTTAGGATTTTTAGTTTTTAAGAAGGGTGTTTCTTTAGCCAGTATTTTTAAGAAACTAAAAAAGTTTGACCAACAAGGTGGGTTTACTGGTATGGAATACCCTCAATCTCTTTGGTATGGGGTATTGTATGACCCTAATAAAAAGCGAGTCCAGGTTTCAGGAAAGGAATTAGCTGCAAAATTATTAATTTATATTTTAGGTGGAATTGAAGATTCAATGGAACGTGCTGAACTACGTAAGGCTGTGGCTAATGCTAGAACTGTGGAAAATAAAACCATTGGTTTTGATGGTGAGTTTGTTGAACTAAAAGAAGTTGGACTTCCACCTGTTTTGTAA
- a CDS encoding HNH endonuclease, giving the protein MKNLGYYCQLFAQLNVSSSRKRGNAQYKPILVLTVIDLITRGIITENQIPISDELIQTFEQYWNILGSKSYKGGLHYPFFHLQSDGFWYLIFKPEFKGLQPKTTNKLKEAVAYAYLDDELFNFFQDEYSKQELVDSLVTTFFQEQIEEIEDILQINQSFGENDIEAERLDSLRNFDSKPKWGVRKSLIRNAFFRKTIVHMYDYQCSFCGIRVTKAVNQNIVDGAHIKPFAQFYDSRIHNGIALCKNHHWAFDRGWFTADEQYKIIVSRELEEITPHTKPMKDFHGEKLLLPNKEQYFPELEALQWHRQNIFQG; this is encoded by the coding sequence ATGAAAAATCTAGGTTATTATTGCCAACTATTTGCTCAGTTAAACGTAAGTAGCAGCCGCAAGCGTGGTAATGCTCAATATAAACCAATATTGGTTTTAACTGTGATTGATTTGATTACAAGAGGAATTATTACTGAAAATCAAATTCCTATTTCCGACGAATTAATTCAAACATTTGAGCAATACTGGAATATTTTAGGATCTAAATCGTATAAAGGCGGTTTACACTATCCTTTTTTCCATCTACAAAGTGATGGGTTTTGGTACTTAATTTTTAAGCCAGAATTTAAGGGACTACAACCAAAAACAACTAACAAGCTGAAAGAGGCTGTTGCTTATGCTTATCTAGATGATGAGCTATTCAACTTTTTTCAAGACGAATATTCAAAACAAGAATTAGTTGACTCACTGGTCACAACTTTTTTCCAGGAACAAATAGAAGAAATTGAAGATATTTTACAAATCAATCAATCTTTTGGAGAAAATGATATAGAAGCAGAAAGATTAGACTCGTTAAGAAACTTTGATAGTAAGCCAAAATGGGGTGTAAGAAAATCATTAATTAGAAATGCTTTTTTCAGAAAAACTATTGTTCATATGTATGACTATCAATGTTCTTTTTGCGGCATTAGAGTAACTAAAGCCGTTAACCAAAATATTGTAGATGGCGCACACATCAAACCATTTGCCCAATTCTATGACAGTAGAATACATAATGGTATTGCACTTTGCAAAAATCACCACTGGGCTTTTGACCGTGGTTGGTTTACTGCTGATGAGCAATATAAAATTATTGTTAGTAGGGAATTAGAAGAAATAACTCCCCATACTAAACCAATGAAAGATTTTCATGGCGAAAAACTACTGTTACCAAATAAAGAACAATACTTCCCGGAACTAGAAGCATTGCAATGGCATCGCCAAAATATATTTCAAGGCTAA
- a CDS encoding DNA phosphorothioation-associated protein 4 yields the protein MAANRIRVAKDKAELVKSLVASKDTTGPFQTYAEVMVFAAALGVKYKKRVPLGETAKREPSPIPQEIFTSLGHDLIIKLLALNETQDIEIISSKEEEYEDKRTQVFEEYANGGLEILATELRGSVEYSERILLFLISEKDNKETLEGEFDLSRFKN from the coding sequence ATGGCTGCAAACAGAATCAGGGTTGCTAAAGATAAGGCTGAGTTAGTGAAATCGCTAGTAGCATCAAAGGACACAACAGGGCCTTTTCAGACTTATGCAGAAGTAATGGTTTTCGCAGCCGCATTAGGAGTTAAATATAAAAAGCGAGTCCCTCTAGGTGAAACAGCTAAACGAGAACCTTCGCCAATTCCTCAAGAGATATTTACATCATTAGGACATGACTTAATTATTAAGTTACTAGCTCTTAATGAAACACAAGATATAGAAATAATTTCTTCTAAGGAAGAAGAATATGAAGATAAACGTACTCAAGTATTTGAAGAGTATGCAAATGGCGGATTAGAAATTTTAGCAACTGAATTACGTGGTTCGGTTGAATATTCAGAACGTATTTTATTATTTTTAATTTCTGAAAAAGATAATAAGGAAACTTTAGAGGGAGAATTTGATTTAAGTAGATTTAAAAATTAG
- a CDS encoding DUF3370 family protein, giving the protein MNKSKFVVAIAYAGLNTIAFILTLSNSAAADTQNHWARACIQQLGERKLITGYPDGTFRPSATVTRAEAAVLMLNAFPDAAVKRSHTKFKDVPANYWAAKAISTAYQKGFFSGYPGGEFQPNQPIPRVQIIGVVAGAKNYSPQPNPAQILQRYFTDAQQIPNYAQNGIASATINSIVVNYPNVKQLKPLQSVTRGEVAALMCRALNIYTVPPEYIAGVEVRPQQVRPLPGKLDTIPTFNSNSPELVTSEGILLSTFPPDGKQVREAHLNYAFQGRFDVFAHHIVRGDAPRTLYQGLIVHNPGNEPVTLQVLHAASYLTREAPFIDLPDVADNALSTVYSGPGNRTMNDVLRGVRQGNFPDKLVIEPGKTQILANLPIPSANGRTTMMRLVSDRPIYMANLAKNSDLPPTINEWQTLLDTSSLAGKRDPIPTPLDPPREPTVFSRVAGVSQGTQWEANITDNSNVSQLTIPQQGKAFSYPLGTVHLITLSTGQIQSAPMLKRYPDTAYFAHSNYGVEYNLTLPLHNPSNQARTVTVSIQTPLKDEGGSDRLLFLNPQVEQVFFRGTVRVRYTDDNGVEQTRYLHLVQRRGQTGEALVRLKMAGGDKRLVRVDFLYPPDSTPPQVLTVRTEG; this is encoded by the coding sequence ATGAACAAGAGTAAATTTGTAGTAGCGATCGCCTACGCTGGGCTAAACACCATCGCCTTTATTCTCACTCTATCAAACTCCGCCGCCGCAGATACACAAAATCACTGGGCTAGGGCTTGCATCCAACAACTGGGGGAGCGTAAACTCATCACAGGTTATCCTGACGGCACTTTTCGCCCCAGCGCTACAGTAACACGGGCGGAAGCTGCCGTCCTCATGCTTAATGCCTTCCCTGACGCAGCAGTTAAACGTAGTCATACCAAGTTTAAGGATGTACCTGCCAATTATTGGGCAGCTAAAGCAATTTCTACAGCTTATCAAAAAGGATTCTTTTCTGGTTATCCGGGGGGAGAATTTCAACCCAACCAACCAATTCCTAGAGTGCAAATTATCGGTGTTGTGGCTGGTGCAAAAAATTATAGTCCACAACCAAACCCAGCGCAGATATTACAACGATACTTTACAGATGCTCAACAAATCCCTAACTATGCCCAGAATGGTATAGCATCTGCCACTATCAATAGTATTGTGGTGAACTATCCCAACGTCAAACAACTCAAGCCTCTGCAAAGTGTCACCAGAGGCGAAGTTGCAGCTTTGATGTGTCGGGCGTTGAATATCTACACTGTTCCCCCAGAATATATTGCAGGTGTAGAAGTTCGTCCTCAACAAGTGCGTCCCCTACCGGGAAAACTCGACACCATACCCACCTTTAACAGCAACAGTCCCGAACTGGTAACAAGCGAAGGTATTTTACTTTCCACCTTTCCTCCTGATGGTAAACAGGTAAGGGAAGCACATTTAAACTATGCCTTCCAAGGCAGGTTTGATGTCTTTGCCCATCATATTGTTAGGGGAGATGCACCGCGTACCCTATACCAAGGCTTAATTGTTCACAACCCAGGCAATGAACCAGTCACATTGCAAGTATTACACGCTGCTAGTTATTTAACCAGGGAAGCACCATTTATTGATTTGCCCGATGTGGCGGATAATGCTTTAAGCACAGTCTATTCTGGCCCTGGTAACAGAACTATGAATGATGTGTTACGGGGGGTGAGACAAGGAAATTTCCCCGATAAGTTGGTGATAGAACCAGGAAAAACGCAAATATTAGCAAACTTACCCATCCCATCTGCTAATGGTCGCACAACAATGATGCGATTAGTGAGCGATCGCCCCATTTATATGGCAAACTTAGCAAAGAATAGCGATCTTCCTCCCACCATCAACGAGTGGCAAACGCTCCTAGATACAAGTAGTTTAGCAGGAAAACGCGACCCTATACCCACACCCCTCGACCCTCCCAGAGAACCAACTGTGTTTAGTCGTGTGGCTGGTGTTTCCCAAGGTACGCAATGGGAAGCGAACATAACAGATAATTCCAATGTCTCACAGTTGACTATACCCCAACAAGGAAAAGCATTTTCCTACCCCTTGGGAACTGTGCATTTAATTACCCTCAGCACTGGACAAATTCAAAGTGCGCCAATGTTAAAACGCTACCCTGATACAGCGTACTTTGCCCACAGTAACTACGGTGTAGAATACAACCTAACTTTACCGCTACACAACCCTAGTAATCAAGCTCGGACTGTAACAGTATCAATACAAACACCATTAAAAGATGAGGGTGGTAGTGATAGGCTGCTATTTTTAAACCCCCAAGTTGAACAGGTTTTCTTTCGGGGTACGGTGAGGGTACGTTACACCGATGATAATGGGGTAGAACAAACCCGCTATCTGCATTTGGTACAGCGACGCGGACAAACAGGGGAAGCTTTGGTACGGTTGAAGATGGCTGGAGGAGATAAGCGACTGGTTCGGGTAGACTTTTTGTATCCCCCCGATTCTACACCGCCGCAGGTTTTGACGGTGAGAACTGAGGGGTGA